The window GCCACACCCATCACCGCCAGGTTCACGTACAGGTAGGTCATGCCACATCGCTCCGTCCGGATCGCGCATCCAGCAGGCGACCTGCGCCGGTGGCCACCACCATTGTCAGGTGGCACAGGAACCACAGGAAGAAGGGCTCCTCGATGGTCAGGTGCGGCACGATCTCGTAGCCGCTGAGATAGGGGCCCTCGCCGCGGGCGAACACGCCGAGGCTGATGCAGATCAGGTCCCACAGCAGCAGCAGCCCCACCCCGACTCCCTGCACGATCAGGGCGCGGCGGGTGTCCCGGAACAGGTACAGCCGGAACCGATGGTCCAGCAGCAGCATGCAGAAGCTGGAAGCCAGGATCGCCGCGAGGTACGCCCAGGAGGTCATGAACTCCATCATCCCCGGGAGGCACCGCCCCGGCGCGGAAGCTGAGCGGGCGACAGCGGGCCGTCGCTGCGGTCGCCCCGCAGGCGCTTCAGCACGTTCTCCGCGCTGATCAGGCACATCGGCAACCCCACGCCCGGCACCGTGGTGCCCCCGGCATACAGTAGGTTCGGCAGGTGCTTCGACCGGTTGGAGCCGCGCAGGAACGCGGACTGGCGCAGCGTGTGCGCCGGGCCCAGAGCGTTGCCGCGCCAGGAGTGCAGATCGGCGGTGAAGTCACCGGGGCCCACGCTGTGGCGCACCGTGATGCGTTCGGCGAGGTCCGGGATCCCGGCCCAGTCGCTGATCTGGGCGATGGCCTGGTCCACTGCGCGCTCGACGGCCTCGGAGCCGGTGCCGTCCGGCCCGCCGCGGCCCAGACCGCTGCCGTCGGGGGCATCGGGGGAGACGGGGATCAGCACGAACAGGTTCTCGCTGCCCTCCGGGGCGCTGGAGGGGTCGGTGGCGGAGTTGCGGCACACGTAGATGCTGGCCGGGTCCGGCACCGTCGGGACCTTCCCGCCGATCTGTGCGAAGTTCGCCTCCCAGTCCTTGGTGAACAGCAGCGTGTGGTGGGCCAGCTGCGGCAGTTCGCCCTCCACTCCGAGCAGGGCCAGCACCGCGCCGGGGCCGCTGGTGCGGGTGTCCCAGTACTGCTGCGGGTAGGTGCGCAGTTCCTCGGGCAGCAGACGGGTCTCGGTGTGGTGGAGGTCTGCGGCGGAGACCACCACATCGGCATCGATCCGTTCGGTGCCACCTGCAGTGCGGACGGTGACCCCGGTGGCCCGGGCCCTTCCGCGGCCAGGCAGCATCCCGGCCAGGTGCGAGAGCGTGCCGGTCCCGTCGGTGGTGCGGATCGCGGTGACCTCCGCGCCGGTGCGGATCTCGGCGCCCTCGGCGCGGGCTAGGTCGGCGATCACCTCGATGATCCGGTGGAAGCCGCCCTGGGGGTACTTCACGCCGTCCTCGAGATCCATCGCGCTCATCAGGTGGTACAGGCTCGGTGCCGTGCGCGGGGTGGCGGCCAGGAACACCGCCGGGTATCCCAGGATCTGCCGCAGGCGGGTGTCCCGCACGGTGCGGGCGGCGAGGGAGTGCAGCGACTCCAGCAGCAGCCGGGCCAGGCGCGGCAGCTGCGGCAGGGACCGCAGGGCTGTGCCCACCGGCACCCCGGAGAACGTGGTGTAGAGGAACGAGCGGGTGGCCAGCTCGTACGTGGAGCGGGCCGAGTCCAGGTAGCGCTCCAGGCGCTTCCCGGCCCCCGGCTCGACCTGCTCGAACAGGGCGACGGCGGCTGCCCGGTCCGAGCGCACATCCAGCGGCTCCGAGTGGCCCTCGCCGTACACCCGGTAGGCGGGGTCCAGGTCCACCAGTTCCAGGTGGTCCTCCACCTTCTCGCCCAGCAGGGAGAAGAAGTGCTCGAAGCACTCAGGCATCAGGTACCAGGACGGCCCGGTGTCGAACACGAAGCCGTCGTCCTCAAGCCGGCCTGCCCGCCCGCCGATCTCCTCGCGGGCCTCGAGCACCGTCACCTGGTGGCCGTCGCGGGCCAGCAGCGCCGCGGAAGCGAGCCCGGCGATGCCGGCCCCGATGATGATGACCCTGCTCATGCGCGGCTCCTCCGCCGTCGGGGCCGGCGCTCACGGAGCACGGCCCGGGTGATGATTGCTGTCTTCTGGGCATCGGGCACGCGCACTCGGCTCGTGCGCAGGGACGCGGCGTCGGTGCGCTCCAGCCGGTCAGCGAGAGCAGCGAAGAGGTCGTGGACGGTGCGCACTGCGGTGCGACTGGTGTCGGGGAGCTGCTCGATCGCGGCGCCGGCGGCAGCGAGGTCCCCGCGGATGTCGGCCAGCAGGGTGCGCTTCTCGTCCTCGGTGAGGGTGGCGGGGTCCACGCCGGGGAAGTAGCTGCGGCCGCGGCCTTCGGCATCGGCCCGCAGGTCACGCAGGAAGTTCACCTTCTGGAAGGCTGCACCGAGGCGCCGGGCCCCGTCCAGCAGCTGCGGGGAGGGTGCCACGGGCACGGGGGAACGGTCGGTGGCGAACACGTGCAGGCACATCAGGCCCACCACCTCCGCTGAGCCGTACACGTACTCCTCGAAGGAGTCGGGGTTGTGCTCGGTGACGGTGAGGTCTGCGCGCATGGAGGCGAAGAAGGGGCGGGTCAGTTCGGTGGTGATGCCGCAGCTGCGGGCGGTGAGCGCGAAGGCGTGCACCACCAGGTCGCTGCTGAACCCGCTGGCCAGGGCCTGCTCGGTGCGGGCCTCGTACTCGTCCAGTACCTCGGCGATCTGCTCGGGGGTCAGGCCGCTGCCCAGCGCGGCGCCGTCCACGATCTCATCGGCCACCCGCACCAGGGCATAGATCGATCGCACCCGGGCCCGCACGGGGGCGCCGAGCAGGCGGGTCGCGGCGCCGAAGCTGGTGGAGTAGGAGTCGATCACCCGGTCCGCGGAGCGGGTGGCAGCGCTCGCGTAGGTGCGTGCGTCGCGGGCGGCCTGAGGGTCAGGGGTCTGGGGCTGGACGATCATCGAGCGCTGCCGATCTCCTCGGCCAGGGCGGCCAGCGCATCCCCGAGTGGCCCGGGCAGGGCGGCCCCGGCGATCTCATCGCGGGCCTGGCGTGCGTGGTCCCGGATCTGATCGGCGGTAGCCTGCAGGGCGCCGCACCGGGTGAGCAGCTCGCGCATGGCGAGGTTGATCCGGGAGAGCTCGTCATCGTCGGCCGCACAGGCGCGGGACAGCAGGTCCTTCACCTCCGAGGCGGCCTCGGAGGCCAGCGCCGTGGCCATCAGGTAGGTGTGCTTGCCCTCGCGCAGGTCACCCCCGACGGGCTTCCCGATCGCGCCGGGATCGCCGAACACCCCCAGCAGATCGTCCTCGAGCTGGAAGGCCATGCCCAGATGGGTGCCGATCCGACCCACGGCCGCCACCTGGTCCGCTCCCAGTCCGGCCAGCAGGGCGCCGGACTGCAGGGGCGCGCAGAAGGTGTACACGGCGGTCTTCAGCTCGGCGGTGCGCAGCGCCTTCTCGCGGGGATCCCCGGCGTCGTCCCCGGTGGTCGCCTGGTCCGGGGAGAAGGACAGCTCCACGTCCAGCAGTTCGCCCAGGGTGGTGGTGACCACCGTGTCGTGCAGGATCCGCTGGAGTTCCTCCCGCGCAGGGGCCGGCACATCCGCGGTGCCGGCCAGCAGCAGTCGGTAGGCGGCGGCCAGGGCCAGGTCACCGGCCAGGATCGAGCGGGTGTAGCCACGGTGGGTGGCCAGGTCATCGCTCATGCCGCGCGAGGCTGCACCGGCGGCGTGGGCGGCATGGAGG is drawn from Brachybacterium muris and contains these coding sequences:
- a CDS encoding lycopene cyclase domain-containing protein, producing MTSWAYLAAILASSFCMLLLDHRFRLYLFRDTRRALIVQGVGVGLLLLWDLICISLGVFARGEGPYLSGYEIVPHLTIEEPFFLWFLCHLTMVVATGAGRLLDARSGRSDVA
- a CDS encoding polyprenyl synthetase family protein: MNYFDLQGIELSAVDSALERFVREQQSCPSGAGVHGRSLWEEVLEHTRSGKRLRSRLVMLAACSNGPHDHEAAAAVAAAYGLLHAAFILHDDVIDRDDMRYGRPSLHAAHAAGAASRGMSDDLATHRGYTRSILAGDLALAAAYRLLLAGTADVPAPAREELQRILHDTVVTTTLGELLDVELSFSPDQATTGDDAGDPREKALRTAELKTAVYTFCAPLQSGALLAGLGADQVAAVGRIGTHLGMAFQLEDDLLGVFGDPGAIGKPVGGDLREGKHTYLMATALASEAASEVKDLLSRACAADDDELSRINLAMRELLTRCGALQATADQIRDHARQARDEIAGAALPGPLGDALAALAEEIGSAR
- a CDS encoding oleate hydratase, whose amino-acid sequence is MSRVIIIGAGIAGLASAALLARDGHQVTVLEAREEIGGRAGRLEDDGFVFDTGPSWYLMPECFEHFFSLLGEKVEDHLELVDLDPAYRVYGEGHSEPLDVRSDRAAAVALFEQVEPGAGKRLERYLDSARSTYELATRSFLYTTFSGVPVGTALRSLPQLPRLARLLLESLHSLAARTVRDTRLRQILGYPAVFLAATPRTAPSLYHLMSAMDLEDGVKYPQGGFHRIIEVIADLARAEGAEIRTGAEVTAIRTTDGTGTLSHLAGMLPGRGRARATGVTVRTAGGTERIDADVVVSAADLHHTETRLLPEELRTYPQQYWDTRTSGPGAVLALLGVEGELPQLAHHTLLFTKDWEANFAQIGGKVPTVPDPASIYVCRNSATDPSSAPEGSENLFVLIPVSPDAPDGSGLGRGGPDGTGSEAVERAVDQAIAQISDWAGIPDLAERITVRHSVGPGDFTADLHSWRGNALGPAHTLRQSAFLRGSNRSKHLPNLLYAGGTTVPGVGLPMCLISAENVLKRLRGDRSDGPLSPAQLPRRGGASRG
- a CDS encoding phytoene/squalene synthase family protein, which encodes MIVQPQTPDPQAARDARTYASAATRSADRVIDSYSTSFGAATRLLGAPVRARVRSIYALVRVADEIVDGAALGSGLTPEQIAEVLDEYEARTEQALASGFSSDLVVHAFALTARSCGITTELTRPFFASMRADLTVTEHNPDSFEEYVYGSAEVVGLMCLHVFATDRSPVPVAPSPQLLDGARRLGAAFQKVNFLRDLRADAEGRGRSYFPGVDPATLTEDEKRTLLADIRGDLAAAGAAIEQLPDTSRTAVRTVHDLFAALADRLERTDAASLRTSRVRVPDAQKTAIITRAVLRERRPRRRRSRA